The genomic interval CAGAGTCACGAAGTCGATGAGCTCCTCGACCCGGCCCAGCAGCGCCGGGTCGAGATCGGCGAAGCTGTTCACCTTCGACAGGATGTGCTTCCAGGCCGCGGCCACGTCGGCCTGATCGGTAGCCGGCCAGCCGAACGCCTGCAGCACGCCCTTCTTCCAGTCCTGGCCGTGCGGGATCCGTGGCCAGGCCTTGATCCCGACCGACGACGGCTTCACCGCTTCCCAGATGTCGATGAACGGGTGCCCGACGACCCGCACGTACCGGTCGGTGACCTGGGCGGCGATCTTCGACTCCTTCGAGCCCTCGACCAGGTGGTCGACGAGTACGCCGAGCCGGCGGCCGGGACCGGGCTGGAACCGGTTGACGATCTCGACCAGGTCGTCGACACCTTCGAGGTACTCCACAACGACGCCCTCGATCCGCAGGTCGTCGCCCCAGACCTTCTCGACCAGTTCGGCGTCGTGCCGGCCCTCGACGTAGATCCGGCCGGCGCGGGCGACCTTGGCG from Kribbella sp. NBC_00709 carries:
- a CDS encoding DUF3097 domain-containing protein, with protein sequence MADRYGNDVLSGDWRKPKNGRTVEVEIAKGMVVEEPSSGFVGAIVRWEHGVVDLEDRHGKIRTYPLGPGFWIDGKPVSLKPPKKAGPARKTRTASGSVAVDNVRAKVARAGRIYVEGRHDAELVEKVWGDDLRIEGVVVEYLEGVDDLVEIVNRFQPGPGRRLGVLVDHLVEGSKESKIAAQVTDRYVRVVGHPFIDIWEAVKPSSVGIKAWPRIPHGQDWKKGVLQAFGWPATDQADVAAAWKHILSKVNSFADLDPALLGRVEELIDFVTLD